In Helicobacter kayseriensis, one genomic interval encodes:
- the napG gene encoding ferredoxin-type protein NapG, which translates to MQKGFDPARRQTILKWIGSAGLLGAGAMVWSTHLQGKKNDLALRPPGADESFLSSCIRCGLCVESCPYLTLKLAPFGSGIEAGTPYFEPRKIPCYMCKDIPCAVACPTHALDVRRLLDSQGNPDINRSRMGVAVVDTTHCIAYGGIQCDACYRACPLIDEAIVLEYRHNTFTNEHAQMLPIVNAEICTGCGMCEKACVTQEPTIRVLPREKVLGKVGEHYIRSWKEGDEKRMNERINSSTPRKDALEYLNDGGF; encoded by the coding sequence ATGCAAAAAGGCTTTGATCCTGCTCGAAGACAGACGATTCTCAAGTGGATTGGGAGTGCTGGACTTTTAGGTGCAGGAGCTATGGTTTGGAGCACACACTTGCAGGGCAAGAAAAACGATCTTGCTTTGCGACCACCAGGTGCGGATGAAAGCTTTTTGTCATCTTGCATACGCTGTGGTTTGTGTGTGGAATCTTGTCCCTATCTCACCCTTAAGCTCGCTCCTTTTGGAAGTGGGATTGAGGCAGGGACGCCTTATTTTGAGCCTCGCAAGATCCCCTGTTATATGTGCAAAGACATTCCTTGTGCTGTTGCTTGTCCAACTCATGCTTTGGATGTGAGAAGATTGCTTGATAGTCAGGGAAATCCTGATATCAATCGATCTAGGATGGGGGTAGCTGTGGTGGATACGACGCATTGTATTGCCTATGGTGGGATACAGTGTGATGCGTGTTATAGAGCGTGTCCTTTGATTGATGAGGCGATTGTGTTGGAATACCGACACAATACTTTCACAAATGAGCACGCACAAATGTTGCCTATCGTCAATGCAGAGATTTGCACAGGATGTGGAATGTGTGAAAAGGCGTGTGTTACACAAGAGCCCACAATCAGAGTCCTTCCAAGAGAGAAAGTCTTAGGAAAGGTGGGAGAGCACTATATCCGAAGCTGGAAAGAGGGAGATGAGAAGAGGATGAATGAGCGTATCAATTCATCTACTCCCAGAAAAGATGCTCTTGAATATCTCAATGATGGAGGGTTCTAA